Genomic window (Mya arenaria isolate MELC-2E11 chromosome 16, ASM2691426v1):
ttaggctgatgttactgaatactgtttgtaacattgcgacaggtaaaaatttggtgcgacaggtaaactttcagtatttacctgtcgcaatgtcctgtgaagaaggaaaagttttcgcgttgtctgaactggtttctatgcattgtcgcaaaaattggctcgttccaagacaaaaaacgCATGATACATTgtcctgtgagagtgcagctttaaaatcctGCCACCATCACAACAGCCACATACACTAAAATCAACTTACACTAACCTCGAGATCGTTGGGCTGTTGTAACAACTTCAGAGCTGAGCCCACATCatcttcctcctcctcctcttcctctgcgtcttcatcatcatcatcgtcttctTCAACACCGAGaacatcatcatcgtcgtcatccTCATCCTCTACTtcttcgtcatcatcatcatcgtcgtcatcatcatccccACCTATGACAACTTTTGTCATGATAAATAGTGTAAACAAATGGTGACCGATACCAATACCAGAAATTCTATTGTGGATTAAATGACtgattttttattaagaaaaaaaataatacatttccaGTCAATTAATAACTAAATTTATCTTTACAAGCAAATTTGTTCAGGGCTTCTGTTAAAGAAATTTGGAAGTAGATTACTTCtcagaaatgggttaaaacttccaaaattccTTACAAGTATAAAAACTTCCATAGTTTTGAGGAAAACTTCTTAAGTTGAATGCTTGGAAgctcaaaatataaaaaatgactttaatggtcacaatttcaatctgACTTGaggtaaattaaataattataatataaatctgTGAATTCGGGAAGTTATAGTTgcaaattaattgatttttaacatactaGTTGAAAAAAATAGTGGAAAATTATTGTATTCGGGCAACTTTAACTTCCAAATTTTGGTGAAAAACTTCCTGTATTGATGGACaagaagttcatacttccagttacAAATTCTTAATGGAGGCCCTGCTGCCTTTTTTCTAGCTGACAAAGGGGCAGAGCTTGAGGTAAAGCCAGTCATATGGGCCTAATCATGATGCACAAATGTACATTATCCTTGACAGCATATAACATTGAactaatttgaatataatatatgaatgGTAGAATTCTTTGCACAACAATAATGCCATCTAAGCAAACAAAAAACCTCCCCAAAAAAACACCACCAGATGAGCTTAAAACTTTTGGAGGGCGACAGTGGTTTAGTGCTATAGGTacccgcctctcacccaagaggtcgtgggttcgatccctaacagaggtactttctcatggcctttcaaaatggacaccagtactggtttcttctCAGGAAACATACTCGGAGAGTGATTCATTAAGCtttcagctttcgtcacaatcaagCATAAAGGAATCAGTATAAACTAAGCTCGAatctttttataattttcaaaccTACCTTCCTCCTCCTCACCATCCTCTTCCTCATCAAAATCCTCAACTCCATCTGTAAATTTAACCAgatttaaaaatgggcatagtCAGTTCATTTTGCTTTGCATCTGGGGTATTATACTGCATATGTTTTCACTAAAGATCAACAATTCCTTAAGTCCATTAGGGCTTTTCCATTAttgattaaacatataacccccctGGGGCAGgcaattttatattataccaCCCCtgtacagaagcaaatttactcTTTTGAAGTCCAAATTAGCAAAAATGACACCCACCTATatactaagaaaataattgccttcccctgTGGGTTATATATTTTACCGCAATACCACTTACTCATTAGCATGGTTCTCAATAGGTTTTAGTTAAACCGTCTAAGATACTAGATTAACCGACCAGTTACTTCTTCTTTAtcataaaatgaacatttttccaaatttaaaccAGCCCAATTTGCCATTTGAATCGTTCATTTTGGCTGTAAGCTGGTTCGTATTGAGAAAACAGcatttgcaaaatacatttcACGTAACACAACTTTTAAATGACTATTCGCATCGCATTCCCCTGCACAAAATTCTTCATTCATATGGTGGGCAAGGAAACCAGTACCCATTGTTCTACAGTTGGACACTTGGGTATTGCTATTAAAAGCTAGCTCTTTAGCTAACAATTGTATGTGCCAGCCCACTATATACAGTCATCCAAATACAAACatgaatattcatataataatgaGCAAGGCAAGAATATTATCAGCTCATTATGTGATTATAACCACCAAGCCCCAATACTATCAGCTAATATAATAATGACACCTGCCACCGATAACCAGAACTTTAAGTAATCAGGTTTCATCCCTTGCTTGTGGTAAGAGAACTAGGGCTCAGCCAAGAAGATATGTTGGTCGTAAACCTTACACTGCtaaaaggcctagtttaatccttctatattaagtgcccccccccccccccaaaaaaaaacaaggtgTATAGTAAACAACcactgtgtattgatcttaatctaattgccaaattgtcttatcagatctctgagtATCAGTTTTGGGGGGTTTATAATATAAaaggaccctaaatggccctgagccaattaacaaataaacaggaaattggcccctactgtgacatcagtgcaattagcatgagatgcacagcaggggattgtcatgcaaAACATTCCTTAATCTAGGCCTTTAAGAGTGCAAGTGGACTTCCATAAAGTCACAGGCAAAATCTATGCAGTAAATGTCcttacaatatttttcattgaaacagtTTGCTTAGAATTTAAATTAGAATTAGAACTTGAGCCCAACAACTCTATTGATTATTTCTCTGAAAATTATAGTTGAAAGGTTTTTAACTTCCAGATGCTTATCATTTGAGTCAATTTGTAAATTGGGTAATTTGGGAAAATGATTGATTAAAAAGAAATCATCAGAGAAAACTTTCTTCTAATGCACAATATAATTCATGATTTGACAATATTATTTACCTTCATCCTCATCATCTTCAGCCTCCTGGTCATCGCGGTCGTAGCCGTCCAGGTATTTCAGGTTTGATAATAATTCAAACACTTTCTCTCTGTAATCTTCAGCATTTGTGACTTCACAGTTGAACAGATCTAGGCTCTTAAGGTTCGGCAAGTCCTTCTGAAAACGAGAAATACACGttaacaaagaaaatttgtttgtttaattgagtTTATCAAGATCTGCGAGCGCCCATTGCCTATTGCTTGGCcctacttaaattatttttaaatgccataagtgacaagTGACATATGCAAAAACCTCTTAGTTCATTTACATGCTCGGTgtaatacaccagtcaattgtatccaccccccccccccccggtccgtgGGAATAGCgtggactttgactttcggtccagccatcTCCGggctttttttaaattccaggggatatggatcccccggtggggaccaggggatgggtcaAAATTCCGGGGAATTTTTCTCCCCGctgggggatatggcatgtatgatggGCAGAACCCTGCATGGACTTTATAGAAATGGTCAAAAGGGAGAATCTGGTCTGTAACTAAAGGAATGAATGGTAAGATTCGCAGAACACTGTCTGAATACTAACATTTATGGGTAGAACCAGTGGTCGAAATttacacaagcccgcaagcccagcactggttaaatgtctttcgggcttgctcaaattctgaattttatatagtagggcttgttcaaaaatttgatgccaagcaaaagtattccaagcaatagtataagaattcgggcttgttaatccaaaagtctaatttcaatgactgtagAACCCTGTCTAAACACTCATGCTTATGGAAATTAATACATCCGCTTACCAGTGCTTCTAAAGGCTCGAAGTCCTTAATTTTGTTTCCACTAAGACTGAGGTGTGTAAGACTTGGACAACCGGAGAGGTTGTTGAGGCCCGTTGAGATACGGTTGTCACTCAGTTCCAACTGAAATagatcaaatatgtattttataattataaattcaGTTATcaataaactgaaaaaaaatatttgtttaattcttaTGCAAGATCAATCTATTTCATGGCGAGAAAACAGGAAGTAATAGTTAATAAAATTCAATAgtgtattttatatgaatacagTTGAATCCGAACGAAAAGACATTTTCTCTCTCAGTGCTTAACAAATGCCATAACTAAATTAATAATCGATATACAGTTTGCTTTTATAATAATACCGTGAATATATATCGTCACGAATGCTTTCCCGAattgctcaaattctgggttttatacagcagggcttgtttaaaaatgtaatgcGAAGCTAGTATGTGAATTttggcttgttcatccaaaagaataattttgacaaaagcaCTGTAAAATCCACCACACtgccattttaaaatgtgtataccTTTCGAAGATTTGGAAGCTTTGGAAATCCCTTCAATGTAGTCAGACCAACATTTATAATGCTCAGTGACTCTAGCCCTGAGTAAGACTCTGTCAACCCCTCAATCTGCTGTGATCTGCAGTTGTCCAGATTCAACTCTGCTATctggaaaatataaacaatattatttaccaAACTGTAATGTTCATTACTTTATTGAAGAATAGAATCGACATAATGTTTTGAACTATCTAGAGCATTTTCTTAAAGATAATGAAGTATTTACTTTCGTTTTGTTTACATCAAGCACATGGTAAGTGACGTCACAGCTCATTTGCATAGGGCCTTACTACTCCAGCAAAACACTGAACCTTCGCCAAGAAAGTAGTTCGTCAACTGATATACAATATCTTGCTAAATGGtgaaaatatttacactttGAACGAAAACTCAAAACAGAATCGAAATATTTGTTAAGAAATCACGACTAACGTGTGagatttgatttgatttcatattttgttgaatatattCATCCGCTCATGTAGCTCACTAAAAAAGTCCCTTCACTTGTGAAACAACCATTGAGCGCTTATGGCAGACCGATCGCCATTTTCAGTGCATCTTTTACACGTATTACTACCTTATGGGTGGCTTAATTTTAAAAGTAGGAATGgtgaaatgtgaaaataattaaGAACAATCTTATGCACGTGTTTAAAACACTCCGATCTCATTTGAAATTggataattatttgaaatttcttcGGCGTTACACTTGGGCGACTCCGCcgaaaaatccaaaatggccgTGATCGGCTGAAGTGTTTGCGCGATATCAAAACAAAACGCGATTTTTGCAAAACTAAGACTATTTGCATCAAACTTTGCGAACGAGTTGATGTTAATGCAACAATATGGTGGATTTCTTTAAGAAATTGCAACGATTTTGGACTCTCAGCTGCACAAGCTTCGAAAATCCGTTGTCATGTTTGCAAGTTCCGATCATGAGACTAAAAATAGGTCAAATGACGCAAAAACGTGCAGCGtgttttcactttattttcgggattacagcaaaataaacaaacaaaaacggTCCGAAATGATAGAAAATTACGTATAACAACTAAATCAACCATAAAGAGCAATTTAACGCGGTTCAATATCgagaaaactttaaaatagaTTTGCATCAAAAGATGGCGGATTTTGAACAGAATCTAAGATGCACTGAAAATGGTCAACAGTCAAAACAAGCACCTGGGGATGTAACAACATCTAACAACTGTTTGTAATGATGGGGAAACACATATAAAGGAATTATCTGTGGTTAAATAGCATTTGAATACATTagatataagaaatattaacattacaAAGAAGTTCAAGATGGCTAAAATGGCGACCATGTACATGCACATCATCGGAGGCTGATgacaaaacattgacaaaatCACAGACTTTTACAGCAAGGAATCATCAAAATCAAAGCTATATTCAAAGGAACAGTTCTGGTGGACGTTTCTGTGCCATGAAAATACAGCGAAGACGCTTCAAACAAGAAAATCGAACAAAAAACGTGTCAAATTATCAGGTCATCAAGAAGTCATGCACCATTATgtgaacatttttgtttctttcagaaGTTCAGCGCCATACAATGCTTTATCAACAAGCAGCTTAGATCTATTAGAaagtttacattaaaaaaaacaacgttcaagccaaaaactgtcaaaagtcattttcaaaacatgcattttgtgCAATAATggaaaattcattatttcacattaactattttaaaataaaggtttACCTATATACAAAGCTGATTCAAATGCCTGCAAAAACATACTCGAGTTGTCAATTATAACTTTGTCAATCGCTGAACTTCGAAACAAAAATGGACACCATGCCCCCACCACTTGGCCTATTGTACAAGCCCACGAAATCGTATCACATACGATTATAATCAACAAAATCTAGTCTTACCTCATCCTCCATACGACCCCGTCGCTCCAACTCAATCCTTTTAGCCATTTCCATCTTGACAGCTTTAAAATAGTCACTTTAACGTTGAAAAACTTGTTCTTGGGTCACTTCAACACCGTGTGTACAAACTAGGCTAACCAAGGCAAAATCGTCTCTCTGCGCGGGCTGATTGCTGTGTAGTCCAATTAACCAATCAGAATCGAGCTTCAGCGTGaacaatataatgaatattCAAAAGCACCGGTAGCCTTCAGCCAATCGATAACGGAAACAGCTGTGACGTCATGTGCGCGGGCATTCGGATTTTCGATTGTAAACACAGCGATACACGTGGTTTCTGTTTGAATGAATGTAGTAGGATTGCGTAGTAAAATCAGCTGTTTTGGCGATGCGCGTGACATTATCCTTGACCCTGTTgagtaaattaattaaatgagaTATTTTAACCCTGtcaaacaataataacatattGGTAATAATATGGAGATTGGCTAAAACATAATCCAAAATAAATCATACACGgatttactgttttgataaattttctACGTCCCCTTTTCAGATGTGTATGTAAAAATAAGGCAGTTATGTATAGAACACAAATGAGATCTAGTTATACTAACgttttatgataataattgtGTTGTGGTCTTATGTTTTTAACGTCGGCCTCAAAGGCATGAACATTTAATCGAGTATATATTGGCAAACAACTGCATAACCCAGGATTTGACCGTAAGGGGGAAGGGGTAGCGTTGTAAAGAGCGGTACTTTATAGACGATGGTGAATGAGGATAAGCCAGCGGTCCTAGAGGAGGAGGTGAGGGGGGTGCGCAACCCCTTATAGTTTTCCTGGTGAATCCTTTAATGTCACAtagttacatgtacatacattctcacccatcagaggtttgataatggtAAAGCTAACCTGGTACGCATAAATCATCACTCTAGTGTACGAAAATGGTAACATATAATACAACAGGGGCgtacaaataatttaggttCCCGCGCTATGGCCAGTAAAGAAGTCTCACGTCAAGGGATATCGGTCCCGCTCCAACcatgtatttctatattctgGTCTTAATATGATACATAGGGTTGGAGCGGGACTGATTTCCCCTGACGTGGGTCTTTTTTAAGAATACAGATAcaattgaactatttttcaaCCACTCTGAACGCTAATACTAAGTAAAATTAACCAGTGAAAAGTAATACAGTCTACACCCTTTATGTTATAAAGTTTTATTCCCAATATCGACTTTGTACcttaatttatttgtatgcCCAGGTACGGCCCTGTAGCACGTTAGTCTTATAAAAGctatcattttctttgaaaGCCCCCACCCCCGCCCCACCACCAAAGCCACCATACCACGTTAGAGACTTTATTACCCGTTCTGTACAGACGGCGCATGCCTCTTAGTTTCGCACCCTCACCATCAAAATCCCGTCAGTCTAGTTCACTGGTAGTAGAAGACAGTTGTGTCTCTCTCTATATAAAACATTGACTTTCAGCTGCTCTCTTGACACTGTTTGCATATGGCGTCGATTAGtcgtttgttgttgttgttgttgttgttgttgttgttgggatGGGGAGGGTTGAAATAGTGTAATGGGAGCATCACGGAGGTCGGTCGTTAAAATGCAGACATGTATTTATACGGCGCATTTGATTAATTAATACCGTGCTtatgaagtaaataaaacatgtctttAATAACAACATAACATTCAGCAAGTTTGACGTCTCATTCAAGCGCAGGCTAATGTCCAAGTGGCGCGTCCAGAGCCAGTAGGCAGGCATACGTTTCTGACCTACCTTCTATCCCCCACCCCACTCCACCCTCTCTAACCCCACCTCCTACTCCTACTTAAAACCAAAAAACATGCTTATGGACATAAGGACTTATTGTTTATCGCTTCGGTAAACATACACTTTTAAACAGgtttttttcattaacaattttaaaaatatatttaaatgctggAATAGTTGAAGAGGAAAAGAAAGCTTTACAGAAATGCTAAGTAATAGGCCAAAATCATTTTATCTAGACTCTCAGGCATCGCCGCCCTCGCGGCATTTTTTACTccacaaaataaattttatttcttcattatttAACGATAATGATAGGACGATTTTGGGGCGGAAAGATTCCTAATGAATATTGTATGTAAAACGTATACATCCTTTTTTTCAACACCGGACATGtgccatttttatatatataagtccatataccttaaaataaaacaattgttgagAATAATCCTGGCTCCCttcctattttttaaaaaaaaaacgtgccTGAGAAACAGTTGCTTTTATGCTTGGCCTTAACAACAATAACTATAACATTATGCTTTGCAATATGAACTATTTCTGGACCACTCTCCGAGACAGCCTCTGAAAGAAACGTATACACGAATCAGGTAAAGAGTTATTAAAGAGAATATATACGTCATCCCCTGTTCGGCTCATGTGTTCGTCTTTTCAGTGTTATTCTCTTAAGATAAGTTGATGCCCTAATTTCTAATATACGCAAAAAAGGCAGCTCAGAAAAAAgaagagaagaaaaaaatctttgtttccacTTACAAGACTGGTTCCCATTTTCTCACGACCCTTCACTTTTTTTAGTCTTGATcgatatgtgtatatttatttatttatttatttatttatttatttatttatttatttatttatttatttatttattaatttatttatttattttatttttttttttaaatggggtgggggggggggtaagcaATTAAATATCCTTCAAAGACTAAGCATTTTTTACAGTTTTgttgttggtatttttttgtaGCAAAAACAATACAGAATTAAATAGAACTTCTTTTATATTGAGCTCTATCATTAATTTAATGATACACTTCAAACTTATGAAAATTTTCTTCATAGACTCCATTTGCCAATATCACATCTGTGTGAACAGAGAAAGATGATtcgataataaaaaatacaaatgtatgtacggtatctcaccagaatatgCTCGAAACATTGTCAACTTGAagacatgtataataaaaactGTGTGTGTTCCATTAGTAAGAACAGCTAAATATATTAGGAAGAAATATTTCCGCTTTGAGGCCAGTCAGGTATGGAGCCAAAGGAAATATGGTGCTCTCAAAACTACCTggaatttagaaggctgatccgCACCTGGACAGGTCCCTCTTTAAAATGCTCAATGTACAAATAATCTTTTATTACTTAAAAGAATAGAAGAAATTGAGAATTATAAGGtgtttcactgaatatcttttatccTTTGTTTTAACGGAAAAAGAGTTGTGTTTTCAGAAGGATGGCTTACACCCACTGGACAAGATGTGGTATTCAGCGGGCATTTTGAATATAgatattaagttattaactaacaaaattaaattacaagagctaatgtttatttttgttattttttttaaatatatttatcattaccATCTTTCGAACACATTCTTACAGAATGGCAGGTGAAGATAGTGCCAGGACAGTTGCCAGGACGCGTAGCTGACTGTACACAAATACGCAGGTGCGTActgaaattttgacaggtcgaagtttttgtcatacccaAACCCCAGAATTTGAAAACCgaaggggaggggggggggggggggggaggggtgaAGGGATTAATATGCTGTTCGTAAATGAACTAATTTCGATCTGCGTTATCCCAAATTGTCCCTAGCTACGCACCTGGTTGCCGTGGTTACATGTAGGTAGGAATTGACCCATACATAGGAGCAACCATGCCTATGTACGCTACTGTTTCTGATAATGTCAGCAAACTCTAGTAGTATTGTAACTACAGAGCAAATTAAGTACCTCATCGCAGCAATACTTTCCAAAGAATTTTCTAGCAAGCTAAtgtaaaaatttaaattataacattttgtaccaactacaaattacaatataatgCTGTAATTTCCATACATAAATACTGCTACACTTGTTCGCCAGGAGTGATATTCTTCTCtcttggtcagttattaataacaagtaatccgattagctacatcgtccTAAGATCCAAtcaagaccaatattgaataccagcccagacCGCATATATAGACGACATTGCGGGGAACACAATAATGACGTGAAGCATGCATTGACGAGATGTAGTGCAATCATGCATGCCAGGCGACATTGCTAGACCATGTTATCATTACCACAAAACGATGACGTTGATGACATTTTGAAACTATTGCTATCTCATGATACAATACGTACAGCCGATCGGAACATTCTAAACAGTTGGCTAATAGCATCTTGTGACTATGTTCATTAAATTGTAGCCATAACTGTCTATTAACTCATTAGACCGTCTGTCTGGTATCATCAACCGTCTGTCTGGTAACATATCCACCGTATGCCTGGTATCATCCACCGCCTGCCTGGTATCATCCACCGCCTGCCTGGTATTACCCATCGCCTGCCTGGTATCATCCATCACCTGCCTGGTATCATCCATCGTCTGCCTGGTATCATCCATCGTCTGTCTGGTATCACCCATCGTCTGCCTGGTATCATCCATCGTCTGTCTGGTATCACCCATCGCCTGCCTGGTATCATCCACCGTCTGTCTGGTATCATCCATCGTCTGTCTGGTATCATCCATCGTCTGTCTAGTATCATCCACCGTCTGTCTGGTATCATCCGTCTGTCTGGTATCATCCATCGTCTGTCTGGTATCATATCCACCGTATGCCTGGTATCATCCACCGCCTGCATGGTATCATCCACCGCCTGCCTGGTATCATCCATCGCCTGCCTGGTATCATCCATCGCCTGCCTGGTATCATCCATCGTCTGCCTGGTATCATCCATCGTCTGTCTGGTATCACCCATCGTCTGCCTGGTATCATCCATTGTCTGTCTGGTATCACCCATCGCCTGCCTGGTATCATCCACCGTCTGTCTGGTATCATCCATCGTCTGTCTAGTATCATCCACCGTCTGTCTGGTATCATCCGTCTGTCTGGTATCATCCATCGTCTGTCTGGTATCATATCCACCGTCTGCCTGGTATCATCCATCGTCTGTCTGGTATCATCCACCGTCTGTCTGGTATCATCCACCGTCTGTCTGGTATCATCCACCGTCTGTCTGGTATCATCCACCGTCTGTCTGGTATCATCCATCGTCTGTCTGGTATCATCCATCTGCCTGGTATCATCCACCGTCTGTCTGGTATCATCCACCGTCTGTCTGGTGTCATCAATAGTCTGTCTGGTATCATCCACTGCCTGTCTGGTATCATCCATCGTCTGTCTGGTATCATCCACCGTCTGTCTGGTATCATCCACTGTCTGTCTGGTATCATCTACTGCCTGTCTGGTACCATTCACCGTCTGTCTGGTATCATCCACCGTCTGTCTGGGATCATCCACCGTCTGTCTGGGATCATCCACCGTCTGTCTGGGATCATCCACTGTCTGTCTGGGATCATCCACCGCCTGTCTGGGATCATCCACCGTCTGTCTGGGATCATCCACTGTCTGTCTGGGATCATCCACCGCCTGTCTGGTATCATCCACCGTCTGTCTTGGATCATCCACCGCATGTCTGGTATCATCCACCGTCTGTCTGGTATCATCCACCGTCTGTCTGGTATCATCCACCGTCTGTCTGGTATCATCCACTGTCTGTCTGGTATCATCTACTGCCTGTCTGGTACCATTCACCGTCTGTCTGGTATCATCCACCGTCTGTCTGGGATCATCCACCGTCTGTCTGGGATCATCCACCGTCTGTCTGGGATCATCCACTGTCTGTCTGGGATCATCCACCGCCTGTCTGGTATCATCCACCGTCTGTCTTGGATCATCCACCGCATGTCTGGTATCATCCACCGTCTGTCTGGTATCATCCACCGTCTGTCTGGTATCATCCACCGTCTGTCTGGTATCATCCACTGTCTGTCTGGTGCCATTCACCGTCTGTCTGGTATCATCCATCGTCTGTCTGGTATCATCCGAAATCTGTCTGGTATCATCCACTGCCTGTTTGAAATCATCCACCGCCTGTCTGGTATCATCCACCGCCTGTCTGGTATCATCCATCGTCTGCTTGGTATCATCTACTGCCTGCCTGGTACCATTCACCGTCTGTCTGGTATCGTCCACCGTCTGTCTGGTATCATCCACCGCCTGTCGGGAATCATCCACCGCCTGTCTGGGATCATCCACTGCCTGTCTGGGATCATCCAACGCCTGTCTGGGATAATCCACTGTCTGTCTGGTACCATCCACCGTCTGTCTGGTATCATCCGCCGTCTGTCTGGTATCATCCACTGTCTGTCTGGAATCATCCACTGTCTGTCTGGTATCATCCACCGTCTATCTGGTATCATCCATCGCCTGCCTGGTATCATCCACCGTCTCTCTGGTATCATCCACTGTCTGTCTGGGATCATCCACCGTCTGTCTGGAATCATCCACCGTCTGTCTGGTATCATccaccgtctgtccgtctgtctggtATCATCCACCGTCTGTCTGGAATCATCAACCGTCTGTCTGGAATCATCCACCGCCTGTCTGGTACCATCCACCGTCTGTCTGGTATCATCCACCGTCTGTCTGGTATCATCCACTGTCTGTCTAGAATCATCCACTGTCTGTCTGGTATCATCCACCGTCTGTCTGGGATCATCCACTGTCTGTCTGGGATCATCCACCGCCTGTCTGGGATCA
Coding sequences:
- the LOC128222071 gene encoding acidic leucine-rich nuclear phosphoprotein 32 family member B-like isoform X3, yielding MEMAKRIELERRGRMEDEIAELNLDNCRSQQIEGLTESYSGLESLSIINVGLTTLKGFPKLPNLRKLELSDNRISTGLNNLSGCPSLTHLSLSGNKIKDFEPLEALKDLPNLKSLDLFNCEVTNAEDYREKVFELLSNLKYLDGYDRDDQEAEDDEDEDGVEDFDEEEDGEEEEGGDDDDDDDDDDEEVEDEDDDDDDVLGVEEDDDDDEDAEEEEEEEDDVGSALKLLQQPNDLEVSDEEDDEDFDGEGADEDEEDVEEEEEEEEENSPQRGTKRKHEGEEES
- the LOC128222071 gene encoding acidic leucine-rich nuclear phosphoprotein 32 family member B-like isoform X1, coding for MEMAKRIELERRGRMEDEIAELNLDNCRSQQIEGLTESYSGLESLSIINVGLTTLKGFPKLPNLRKLELSDNRISTGLNNLSGCPSLTHLSLSGNKIKDFEPLEALKDLPNLKSLDLFNCEVTNAEDYREKVFELLSNLKYLDGYDRDDQEAEDDEDEDGVEDFDEEEDGEEEEVVIGGDDDDDDDDDDEEVEDEDDDDDDVLGVEEDDDDDEDAEEEEEEEDDVGSALKLLQQPNDLEVSDEEDDEDFDGEGADEDEEDVEEEEEEEEENSPQRGTKRKHEGEEES
- the LOC128222071 gene encoding acidic leucine-rich nuclear phosphoprotein 32 family member B-like isoform X4, which translates into the protein MEMAKRIELERRGRMEDEIAELNLDNCRSQQIEGLTESYSGLESLSIINVGLTTLKGFPKLPNLRKLELSDNRISTGLNNLSGCPSLTHLSLSGNKIKDFEPLEALKDLPNLKSLDLFNCEVTNAEDYREKVFELLSNLKYLDGYDRDDQEAEDDEDEDGVEDFDEEEDGEEEEGGDDDDDDDDDDEEVEDEDDDDDDVLGVEEDDDDDEDAEEEEEEEDDVGSALKLLQQPNDLEDEEDDEDFDGEGADEDEEDVEEEEEEEEENSPQRGTKRKHEGEEES
- the LOC128222071 gene encoding acidic leucine-rich nuclear phosphoprotein 32 family member B-like isoform X2, translating into MEMAKRIELERRGRMEDEIAELNLDNCRSQQIEGLTESYSGLESLSIINVGLTTLKGFPKLPNLRKLELSDNRISTGLNNLSGCPSLTHLSLSGNKIKDFEPLEALKDLPNLKSLDLFNCEVTNAEDYREKVFELLSNLKYLDGYDRDDQEAEDDEDEDGVEDFDEEEDGEEEEVVIGGDDDDDDDDDDEEVEDEDDDDDDVLGVEEDDDDDEDAEEEEEEEDDVGSALKLLQQPNDLEDEEDDEDFDGEGADEDEEDVEEEEEEEEENSPQRGTKRKHEGEEES
- the LOC128222315 gene encoding extracellular matrix-binding protein EbhA-like, whose protein sequence is MYFAATVLNEIYSASEARAKIKKAVDDTRQAVDDPRQTVDDTRQTVDDTRQAVDDTRQAVDDTRQTVDDTRQTVDDTRQTGDTRQAVDDTRQTVDDTRQTMDDPRQTVDDTRQTMDDTRQTVDGTRQAVDDTRQAAVDDTRQVVDDTRQIADDPRQAVDDTRQAVDDTRQTVDDTRQTVDDTRQTVDDPRQTANCTRQTVDDTRQAVDDTRQTVDDPRQTANGTRQTVDDPRQAVDDTRQTVDDTRQAVDDSRQTVDDSRQTVDDTRQTANGTRQTVDDPRQAVDDTRQAVDDPRKTANGTRQTVDDPRQAVDDTRQTVDDTRQTVDDTRQTDRRQTVDDPRQTVDDTRETVDDTRQAMDDTRQTVDDTRQTVDGTRQTVDDPRQALDDPRQAVDDPRQAVDDSRQAVDDTRQTVDDTRQTVDDTRQAVDDPRQTVDDTRQAVDDPRQTVDDPRQAVDDPRQTVDDPRQTVDDTRQTVDDSRQTVDDTRQTVDDTRQTVDGTRQAVDDSRQTVDDSRQTVDDTRQTDRRQTVDDSRQTVDDTRQTADDTRQTVDGTRQTVDYPRQALDDPRQAVDDPRQAVDDSRQAVDDTRQTVDDTRQTVNGTRQAVDDTKQTMDDTRQAVDDTRQAVDDFKQAVDDTRQISDDTRQTMDDTRQTVNGTRQTVDDTRQTVDDTRQTVDDTRQTVDDTRHAVDDPRQTVDDTRQAVDDPRQTVDDPRQTVDDPRQTVDDPRQTVDDTRQTVNGTRQAVDDTRQTVDDTRQTVDDTRQTVDDTRQTVDDTRHAVDDPRQTVDDTRQAVDDPRQTVDDPRQTVDDPRQAVDDPRQTVDDPRQTVDDPRQTVDDPRQTVDDTRQTVNGTRQAVDDTRQTVDDTRQTVDDTRQTMDDTRQAVDDTRQTIDDTRQTVDDTRQTVDDTRQMDDTRQTMDDTRQTVDDTRQTVDDTRQTVDDTRQTVDDTRQTMDDTRQTVDMIPDRRWMIPDRRMIPDRRWMILDRRWMIPDRRWMIPGRRWAYGGYDTRQTMDDTRQTDDTRQTVDDTRQTMDDTRQTMDDTRQTVDDTRQAMGDTRQTMDDTRQTMGDTRQTMDDTRQTMDDTRQVMDDTRQAMGNTRQAVDDTRQAVDDTRHTVDMLPDRRLMIPDRRSNELIDSYGYNLMNIVTRCY